TGCCTGTCCGCTACGCGTGCTCCCCGCCGAAGCGCTCCTTGTACGCGGCCAGGTCCTCGTCCGTGAGCTTGGCGAAGAGGACCGGCGGCACGGTGAACGGGGTGCCGGCGGGCACCGAGGGGAGGGACTTCGCCTCGTCCTGCGACACCCAGGAGGCGGTGTCGTCGGTGAGGGAGAAGGCCTGGCGCATGGCCGCGGAGGTCGCCGGGATGAAGGGCTCCGACACCACCGCGTACAGGTGGATCAGGTTCATCGCCGTGCGCAGGGTCAGCGCCGCGCCGTCCTTGTCCGTCTTGATTTCCAGCCAGGGGGCCTTCTCCTCCAGGTAGGAGTTGCCGGCCGACCACAGGGCGCGCAGCGCGGCCGCGGCCTTGCGGAACTGGAGGGCCTCCATCTGCTCCTCGTACTCGGAGAGCAGCCGGGCGATCTCCTCGCCCAGACGCGCCTCCGCCTCGCCGGGCTCGCCGCCGGCCGGGACCTCCTCGCCGAACCGCTTCTTGCTGAAGGACAGCACCCGGTTCACGAAGTTGCCGAGGGTGTCGGCCAGGTCCTTGTTCACCGTGGCGGTGAAGTGCTCCCAGGTGAAGGACGAGTCGTCCGACTCCGGGGCGTTGGCGATCAGGAAGTAGCGCCAGTAGTCGGCCGGGAGGATGTCCAGCGCCTGGTCGGTGAAGACACCGCGCTTCTGCGAGGTGGAGAACTTCCCGCCGTAGTACGTCAGCCAGTTGAAGGCCTTGACGTAGTCGACCTTCTTCCACGGCTCGCGCACGCCCAGCTCGGTGGCCGGGAACATGACGGTGTGGAAGGGGACGTTGTCCTTGGCCATGAACTCGGTGTAGCGGACGGTGTCGTCCGCGTCGTACCACCAGGACTTCCAGTCGCGGTTCTCCGGGTCCTGGTCCGCCCACTCCTTCGTCGCGCCGATGTACTCGATGGGCGCGTCGAACCAGACGTAGAAGACCTTGCCCTCCGCCGCCAGCTCCGGCCAGGTGTCCGCCGGGACGGGCACACCCCAGTCCAGGTCACGGGTGATGGCGCGGTCGTGCAGGCCCTCGTTCAGCCACTTGCGGGCGATGGAGGAGGCCAGTTGCGGCCAGTCCGCCTCGTGCCGGGCGACCCACGCCTCGACCTCGTGCTGGAGCTTGGACTGGAGCAGGAAGAGGTGCTTGGTCTCGCGGACCTCCAGGTCGGTGGAGCCGGAGATCGCCGAGCGCGGGTTGATCAGGTCGGTCGGGTC
This region of Streptomyces chromofuscus genomic DNA includes:
- the metG gene encoding methionine--tRNA ligase — encoded protein: MARHLITSALPYINGIKHLGNMVGSMLPADVYSRYLRQRGHDVLYICATDEHGTPAELAAKEQGLPVDEFCAQAHDAQKAVYDGFALAFDYFGRSSSSQNVEITQHFARKLNENGFIEERAIRQVYSPTDGRFLPDRYVEGTCPHCGYDKARGDQCENCTRVLDPTDLINPRSAISGSTDLEVRETKHLFLLQSKLQHEVEAWVARHEADWPQLASSIARKWLNEGLHDRAITRDLDWGVPVPADTWPELAAEGKVFYVWFDAPIEYIGATKEWADQDPENRDWKSWWYDADDTVRYTEFMAKDNVPFHTVMFPATELGVREPWKKVDYVKAFNWLTYYGGKFSTSQKRGVFTDQALDILPADYWRYFLIANAPESDDSSFTWEHFTATVNKDLADTLGNFVNRVLSFSKKRFGEEVPAGGEPGEAEARLGEEIARLLSEYEEQMEALQFRKAAAALRALWSAGNSYLEEKAPWLEIKTDKDGAALTLRTAMNLIHLYAVVSEPFIPATSAAMRQAFSLTDDTASWVSQDEAKSLPSVPAGTPFTVPPVLFAKLTDEDLAAYKERFGGEHA